A genomic region of Cotesia glomerata isolate CgM1 linkage group LG9, MPM_Cglom_v2.3, whole genome shotgun sequence contains the following coding sequences:
- the LOC123271346 gene encoding myotubularin-related protein 2 isoform X3 encodes MEKRGSAELLADNSKNASTDSLNSSKSSSLNSKIGHESNLGDSGPPLLNGERRQGVAREVTYLCPYSGPSRGVLTVTNYKLYFRSSDRETPYTVEVPLGVISRIEKVGGASSRGENSYGIEVFCKDMRNLRFAHKQENHSRRDVFEKLHQYSFPLSHKLPLFAFEYSETFPENGWAVYEPIAELKRMGVNNDMWKITRINDSYAICDSYPAIWAVPTAATDEDLAASAAFRSRGRLPVLSWIHPESQATITRCAQPLVGVAAKRSPEDERYVQLIMDANAQSHKLFIMDARPMPNAIANRAKGGGYESEDAYQNAELVFLDIHNIHVMRESMRKLTELCFPTIDEAKWLSGIEATMWLKHLKCILFGAVRIVEKVESHKTSVLVHCSDGWDRTVQLTALAMLLLDPYYRTIKGFEVLIEKEWLSFGHKFSQRIGHGDEHHSDADRSPVFLQFIDCVWQITQQFPNAFQFNEHFLVTILDHLYSCRFGTFLFSSERERVAEGVKQRTVSLWSMINSQVALYMNPLYWAGYQTVLLPTASIRYVKLWKGLYCRWNPSMRQQDPVYQRTRELLVLKEQLEKQAEECRRELNVRATRNQRIQIHS; translated from the exons ATGGAGAAGAGAGGAAGCGCAGAATTGCTAGCAGATAATTCGAAGAATGCGAGCACGGATTCATTAAACTCCAGCAAAAGCAGCTCGCTCAACTCCAAAATAGGCCATGAATcg AACTTGGGCGATAGCGGGCCGCCATTATTGAACGGAGAGCGCCGGCAAGGAGTCGCAAGGGAAGTGACGTACCTCTGTCCCTACTCAGGGCCCTCTCGCGGGGTTCTGACTGTAACAAACTACAAGCTGTACTTCCGTTCGAGCGACCGTGAAACTCCGTACACAGTCGAGGTTCCATTGGGCGTGATTTCGCGAATAGAAAAAGTGGGCGGAGCCTCGTCTAGGGGCGAGAACTCCTACGGAATAGAAGTGTTCTGCAAGGACATGCGGAACTTGCGGTTCGCACACAAGCAGGAGAACCATTCAAGGCGAGACGTATTCGAGAAACTCCACCAGTACTCGTTTCCGCTGAGCCACAAGCTTCCGCTGTTTGCGTTCGAGTACTCGGAGACTTTTCCGGAGAACGGGTGGGCGGTCTACGAGCCAATTGCGGAGCTCAAGAGAATGGGCGTCAACAATGACATGTGGAAGATCACGAGGATCAACGACAGTTACGCCATCTGCGACTCTTATCCCGCGATCTGGGCGGTTCCTACCGCGGCTACTGACGAGGATTTAGCGGCTAGTGCGGCTTTTAGGAGCAGGGGGCGCCTTCCAGTTCTCTCTTGGATCCATCCGGAGTCTCAAGCGACGATCACCAGGTGCGCGCAGCCTCTTGTCGGCGTCGCCGCTAAAAGAAGCCCCGAAGACGAAAGGTATGTCCAGCTGATCATGGACGCTAATGCGCAGAGTCACAAACTGTTCATCATGGACGCTCGGCCCATGCCCAATGCCATTGCTAATCGCGCCAAAGGGGGCGGGTACGAGTCCGAAGATGCTTATCAGAACGCGGAACTCGTTTTTTTGGATATTCATAATATTCATGTGATGAGGGAGAGCATGCGGAAGCTTACGGAACTATGCTTTCCGACTATTGATGAGGCTAAATGGCTCTCTGGGATTGAGGCTACCATGTGGCTCAAGCATCTGAAGTGCATTTTGTTTGGAGCTGTTAGGATTGTTGAGAAG GTCGAAAGTCACAAGACATCAGTGTTAGTTCATTGTTCCGACGGTTGGGACAGGACAGTTCAACTTACAGCCTTAGCAATGCTGCTGTTGGACCCCTACTACAGGACCATAAAGGGATTTGAAGTACTGATCGAGAAGGAATGGCTGTCCTTTGGGCACAAATTCTCCCAGAGGATCGGTCACGGGGACGAGCACCACAGCGACGCAGACAGAAGCCCAGTGTTCCTCCAGTTCATCGACTGCGTCTGGCAGATCACCCAGCAGTTCCCGAACGCCTTCCAGTTCAACGAGCACTTCCTGGTGACCATCCTGGACCACCTCTACAGCTGCAG GTTCGGAACTTTCCTCTTTAGCAGCGAGAGGGAAAGAGTCGCTGAAGGAGTCAAGCAAAGAACGGTGTCGCTCTGGTCCATGATCAATTCTCAGGTTGCGTTATACATGAACCCCCTCTACTGGGCTGGGTATCAGACGGTGCTGCTGCCTACCGCCAGTATCAGGTACGTCAAGCTCTGGAAAGGACTCTACTGTCGCTGGAACCCCAGTATGCGGCAACAGGACCCTGTTTATCAGAGGACGAGAGAGTTGCTTGTCTTAAAGGAACAGCTGGAGAAGCAGGCTGAGGAGTGCAGGAGGGAACTTAATGTCAGGGCTACAAGAAATCAGAGGATCCAAATTCATAGTTAA
- the LOC123271346 gene encoding myotubularin-related protein 2 isoform X2, whose protein sequence is MEKRGSAELLADNSKNASTDSLNSSKSSSLNSKIGHESESWEKASQSKSFSTSSTSTDNNIISALETKKDDRNLGDSGPPLLNGERRQGVAREVTYLCPYSGPSRGVLTVTNYKLYFRSSDRETPYTVEVPLGVISRIEKVGGASSRGENSYGIEVFCKDMRNLRFAHKQENHSRRDVFEKLHQYSFPLSHKLPLFAFEYSETFPENGWAVYEPIAELKRMGVNNDMWKITRINDSYAICDSYPAIWAVPTAATDEDLAASAAFRSRGRLPVLSWIHPESQATITRCAQPLVGVAAKRSPEDERYVQLIMDANAQSHKLFIMDARPMPNAIANRAKGGGYESEDAYQNAELVFLDIHNIHVMRESMRKLTELCFPTIDEAKWLSGIEATMWLKHLKCILFGAVRIVEKVESHKTSVLVHCSDGWDRTVQLTALAMLLLDPYYRTIKGFEVLIEKEWLSFGHKFSQRIGHGDEHHSDADRSPVFLQFIDCVWQITQQFPNAFQFNEHFLVTILDHLYSCRFGTFLFSSERERVAEGVKQRTVSLWSMINSQVALYMNPLYWAGYQTVLLPTASIRYVKLWKGLYCRWNPSMRQQDPVYQRTRELLVLKEQLEKQAEECRRELNVRATRNQRIQIHS, encoded by the exons ATGGAGAAGAGAGGAAGCGCAGAATTGCTAGCAGATAATTCGAAGAATGCGAGCACGGATTCATTAAACTCCAGCAAAAGCAGCTCGCTCAACTCCAAAATAGGCCATGAATcg GAGAGTTGGGAAAAAGCATCTCAATCAAAAAGCTTCTCCACCAGCTCGACTTCTACAGATAACAATATAATCTCCGCGTTGGAGACTAAAAAAGACGACAGA AACTTGGGCGATAGCGGGCCGCCATTATTGAACGGAGAGCGCCGGCAAGGAGTCGCAAGGGAAGTGACGTACCTCTGTCCCTACTCAGGGCCCTCTCGCGGGGTTCTGACTGTAACAAACTACAAGCTGTACTTCCGTTCGAGCGACCGTGAAACTCCGTACACAGTCGAGGTTCCATTGGGCGTGATTTCGCGAATAGAAAAAGTGGGCGGAGCCTCGTCTAGGGGCGAGAACTCCTACGGAATAGAAGTGTTCTGCAAGGACATGCGGAACTTGCGGTTCGCACACAAGCAGGAGAACCATTCAAGGCGAGACGTATTCGAGAAACTCCACCAGTACTCGTTTCCGCTGAGCCACAAGCTTCCGCTGTTTGCGTTCGAGTACTCGGAGACTTTTCCGGAGAACGGGTGGGCGGTCTACGAGCCAATTGCGGAGCTCAAGAGAATGGGCGTCAACAATGACATGTGGAAGATCACGAGGATCAACGACAGTTACGCCATCTGCGACTCTTATCCCGCGATCTGGGCGGTTCCTACCGCGGCTACTGACGAGGATTTAGCGGCTAGTGCGGCTTTTAGGAGCAGGGGGCGCCTTCCAGTTCTCTCTTGGATCCATCCGGAGTCTCAAGCGACGATCACCAGGTGCGCGCAGCCTCTTGTCGGCGTCGCCGCTAAAAGAAGCCCCGAAGACGAAAGGTATGTCCAGCTGATCATGGACGCTAATGCGCAGAGTCACAAACTGTTCATCATGGACGCTCGGCCCATGCCCAATGCCATTGCTAATCGCGCCAAAGGGGGCGGGTACGAGTCCGAAGATGCTTATCAGAACGCGGAACTCGTTTTTTTGGATATTCATAATATTCATGTGATGAGGGAGAGCATGCGGAAGCTTACGGAACTATGCTTTCCGACTATTGATGAGGCTAAATGGCTCTCTGGGATTGAGGCTACCATGTGGCTCAAGCATCTGAAGTGCATTTTGTTTGGAGCTGTTAGGATTGTTGAGAAG GTCGAAAGTCACAAGACATCAGTGTTAGTTCATTGTTCCGACGGTTGGGACAGGACAGTTCAACTTACAGCCTTAGCAATGCTGCTGTTGGACCCCTACTACAGGACCATAAAGGGATTTGAAGTACTGATCGAGAAGGAATGGCTGTCCTTTGGGCACAAATTCTCCCAGAGGATCGGTCACGGGGACGAGCACCACAGCGACGCAGACAGAAGCCCAGTGTTCCTCCAGTTCATCGACTGCGTCTGGCAGATCACCCAGCAGTTCCCGAACGCCTTCCAGTTCAACGAGCACTTCCTGGTGACCATCCTGGACCACCTCTACAGCTGCAG GTTCGGAACTTTCCTCTTTAGCAGCGAGAGGGAAAGAGTCGCTGAAGGAGTCAAGCAAAGAACGGTGTCGCTCTGGTCCATGATCAATTCTCAGGTTGCGTTATACATGAACCCCCTCTACTGGGCTGGGTATCAGACGGTGCTGCTGCCTACCGCCAGTATCAGGTACGTCAAGCTCTGGAAAGGACTCTACTGTCGCTGGAACCCCAGTATGCGGCAACAGGACCCTGTTTATCAGAGGACGAGAGAGTTGCTTGTCTTAAAGGAACAGCTGGAGAAGCAGGCTGAGGAGTGCAGGAGGGAACTTAATGTCAGGGCTACAAGAAATCAGAGGATCCAAATTCATAGTTAA
- the LOC123271346 gene encoding myotubularin-related protein 2 isoform X1, with product MEKRGSAELLADNSKNASTDSLNSSKSSSLNSKIGHESESWEKASQSKSFSTSSTSTDNNIISALETKKDDRVSPNLGDSGPPLLNGERRQGVAREVTYLCPYSGPSRGVLTVTNYKLYFRSSDRETPYTVEVPLGVISRIEKVGGASSRGENSYGIEVFCKDMRNLRFAHKQENHSRRDVFEKLHQYSFPLSHKLPLFAFEYSETFPENGWAVYEPIAELKRMGVNNDMWKITRINDSYAICDSYPAIWAVPTAATDEDLAASAAFRSRGRLPVLSWIHPESQATITRCAQPLVGVAAKRSPEDERYVQLIMDANAQSHKLFIMDARPMPNAIANRAKGGGYESEDAYQNAELVFLDIHNIHVMRESMRKLTELCFPTIDEAKWLSGIEATMWLKHLKCILFGAVRIVEKVESHKTSVLVHCSDGWDRTVQLTALAMLLLDPYYRTIKGFEVLIEKEWLSFGHKFSQRIGHGDEHHSDADRSPVFLQFIDCVWQITQQFPNAFQFNEHFLVTILDHLYSCRFGTFLFSSERERVAEGVKQRTVSLWSMINSQVALYMNPLYWAGYQTVLLPTASIRYVKLWKGLYCRWNPSMRQQDPVYQRTRELLVLKEQLEKQAEECRRELNVRATRNQRIQIHS from the exons ATGGAGAAGAGAGGAAGCGCAGAATTGCTAGCAGATAATTCGAAGAATGCGAGCACGGATTCATTAAACTCCAGCAAAAGCAGCTCGCTCAACTCCAAAATAGGCCATGAATcg GAGAGTTGGGAAAAAGCATCTCAATCAAAAAGCTTCTCCACCAGCTCGACTTCTACAGATAACAATATAATCTCCGCGTTGGAGACTAAAAAAGACGACAGAGTAAGCCCG AACTTGGGCGATAGCGGGCCGCCATTATTGAACGGAGAGCGCCGGCAAGGAGTCGCAAGGGAAGTGACGTACCTCTGTCCCTACTCAGGGCCCTCTCGCGGGGTTCTGACTGTAACAAACTACAAGCTGTACTTCCGTTCGAGCGACCGTGAAACTCCGTACACAGTCGAGGTTCCATTGGGCGTGATTTCGCGAATAGAAAAAGTGGGCGGAGCCTCGTCTAGGGGCGAGAACTCCTACGGAATAGAAGTGTTCTGCAAGGACATGCGGAACTTGCGGTTCGCACACAAGCAGGAGAACCATTCAAGGCGAGACGTATTCGAGAAACTCCACCAGTACTCGTTTCCGCTGAGCCACAAGCTTCCGCTGTTTGCGTTCGAGTACTCGGAGACTTTTCCGGAGAACGGGTGGGCGGTCTACGAGCCAATTGCGGAGCTCAAGAGAATGGGCGTCAACAATGACATGTGGAAGATCACGAGGATCAACGACAGTTACGCCATCTGCGACTCTTATCCCGCGATCTGGGCGGTTCCTACCGCGGCTACTGACGAGGATTTAGCGGCTAGTGCGGCTTTTAGGAGCAGGGGGCGCCTTCCAGTTCTCTCTTGGATCCATCCGGAGTCTCAAGCGACGATCACCAGGTGCGCGCAGCCTCTTGTCGGCGTCGCCGCTAAAAGAAGCCCCGAAGACGAAAGGTATGTCCAGCTGATCATGGACGCTAATGCGCAGAGTCACAAACTGTTCATCATGGACGCTCGGCCCATGCCCAATGCCATTGCTAATCGCGCCAAAGGGGGCGGGTACGAGTCCGAAGATGCTTATCAGAACGCGGAACTCGTTTTTTTGGATATTCATAATATTCATGTGATGAGGGAGAGCATGCGGAAGCTTACGGAACTATGCTTTCCGACTATTGATGAGGCTAAATGGCTCTCTGGGATTGAGGCTACCATGTGGCTCAAGCATCTGAAGTGCATTTTGTTTGGAGCTGTTAGGATTGTTGAGAAG GTCGAAAGTCACAAGACATCAGTGTTAGTTCATTGTTCCGACGGTTGGGACAGGACAGTTCAACTTACAGCCTTAGCAATGCTGCTGTTGGACCCCTACTACAGGACCATAAAGGGATTTGAAGTACTGATCGAGAAGGAATGGCTGTCCTTTGGGCACAAATTCTCCCAGAGGATCGGTCACGGGGACGAGCACCACAGCGACGCAGACAGAAGCCCAGTGTTCCTCCAGTTCATCGACTGCGTCTGGCAGATCACCCAGCAGTTCCCGAACGCCTTCCAGTTCAACGAGCACTTCCTGGTGACCATCCTGGACCACCTCTACAGCTGCAG GTTCGGAACTTTCCTCTTTAGCAGCGAGAGGGAAAGAGTCGCTGAAGGAGTCAAGCAAAGAACGGTGTCGCTCTGGTCCATGATCAATTCTCAGGTTGCGTTATACATGAACCCCCTCTACTGGGCTGGGTATCAGACGGTGCTGCTGCCTACCGCCAGTATCAGGTACGTCAAGCTCTGGAAAGGACTCTACTGTCGCTGGAACCCCAGTATGCGGCAACAGGACCCTGTTTATCAGAGGACGAGAGAGTTGCTTGTCTTAAAGGAACAGCTGGAGAAGCAGGCTGAGGAGTGCAGGAGGGAACTTAATGTCAGGGCTACAAGAAATCAGAGGATCCAAATTCATAGTTAA
- the LOC123271361 gene encoding nuclear cap-binding protein subunit 2: MSLPSPSVELSSYRDQHFKGSRAEQDRLLRTSTTLYVGNLSFYTTEEQIYELFSKCGDIKRIVMGLDKYKKTPCGFCFMEYYLRSDAENCMRYVNGTRLDDRIIRTDWDAGFIEGRQYGRGKTGGQVRDEYRSDFDSGRGGYGKIIQQKVQPIAETGYGR; the protein is encoded by the exons ATGTCTCTGCCATCTCCGTCAGTTGAACTGAGCTCCTACCGCGACCAACATTTCAag GGCTCAAGAGCCGAACAGGATCGTTTGCTCCGGACATCAACGACCCTTTACGTCGGAAATTTGTCTTTCTACACCACCGAGGAGCAGATCTACGAATTATTCAGCAAGTGCGGAGACATAAAGCGCATCGTTATGGGCCTGGACAAGTACAAAAAGACGCCCTGCGGGTTCTGCTTCATGGAGTATTACCTCAGAAGCGACGCCGAGAACTGCATGAGGTACGTCAACGGCACCAGGTTGGACGACAGAATTATTAGGACTGACTGGGACGCGGGATTCATCGAGGGGAGACAGTATGGACGAGGAAAAACTGGTGGACAA gtAAGAGATGAATATAGATCAGACTTCGATAGTGGCCGAGGAGGATACGGAAAAATAATCCAACAAAAGGTCCAACCAATCGCTGAGACCGGATACGGTcgttaa
- the LOC123271352 gene encoding uncharacterized protein LOC123271352, translated as MDNSVLLRVAVIENKPDGVKLIMSRGFNVNSVLSKTGPASGYTALHWATAKNRLNIVKQLIQNYQADINSLADDGVQPIHLASFLGYLDVLEFLLKSGADANASFDKKVLAKYVKDCQWCEDFSKMSLLTFATLTNKSLLASYLLDHGASVYVSSARNKTLLMYAVEKNHYNIACQKEFMMYDGKLLNARDDAGLHVFHYMLHQSKFGQLRFDGKQVKEASGSVFLEMMINAGADVDAMVNGDPDTLLVNMAAWRFCYDLLKIPFNLERSSKEGRPLKYVTMPVDPQSRADGDLDKEREICTRWILKILVLKRALGLFVPEEETKLMDELVNKDDHVRGIVQGFQQKFVEGFLMQRNVGETSFLEVAKMLFIRRRVDNLEILKSFMSELQDELDEEDGHFDGIDDEDEYDTQMFITLLWKKMDEVEERSELMDKLKKVVNLRKAIPLSFEIVLLVVEFLDNRQLEKFISAFYK; from the coding sequence ATGGACAATTCCGTGCTACTGCGCGTGGCAGTGATAGAAAACAAGCCAGATGGTGTGAAATTAATAATGTCCCGAGGCTTCAACGTGAACAGTGTCTTATCAAAAACCGGACCAGCGTCAGGCTACACCGCTTTGCACTGGGCTACGGCCAAAAACCGGCTGAACATAGTGAAGCAGCTGATCCAGAACTACCAAGCTGATATAAATTCTCTAGCAGATGACGGAGTCCAACCAATCCACCTGGCCAGCTTCCTAGGATACCTGGATGTCCTGGAATTCCTGCTGAAGTCCGGTGCTGATGCAAACGCAAGTTTCGACAAAAAAGTCCTGGCAAAGTATGTCAAGGATTGTCAGTGGTGCGAAGACTTTAGCAAGATGTCGTTGCTGACCTTCGCTACTCTGACTAATAAAAGTCTTTTGGCATCTTACTTGCTTGATCATGGAGCTAGTGTTTATGTTTCAAGTGCTAGGAACAAGACACTCTTGATGTACGCTGTTGAGAAGAACCATTATAACATTGCTTGTCAAAAAGAATTCATGATGTATGATGGAAAGCTGTTGAATGCTAGGGATGATGCTGGGCTGCATGTTTTTCATTATATGCTGCACCAGAGCAAGTTCGGACAGTTGCGTTTTGATGGAAAACAGGTCAAGGAGGCAAGTGGAAGTGTCTTCCTTGAGATGATGATCAATGCTGGGGCTGATGTTGATGCCATGGTCAATGGAGATCCTGATACGCTGCTGGTTAACATGGCTGCTTGGAGGTTCTGCTATGACTTGCTGAAGATTCCGTTCAACCTCGAAAGGTCAAGCAAAGAAGGTAGACCCTTGAAGTACGTGACAATGCCAGTTGATCCACAGTCCCGAGCTGATGGAGACTTGGATAAAGAAAGAGAGATTTGCACCAGGTGGatcctgaaaatcttggtgCTGAAACGTGCTCTTGGGTTGTTTGTGCCCGAAGAAGAAACCAAGCTGATGGATGAGTTGGTGAACAAAGATGATCATGTTCGCGGGATTGTTCAGGGCTTTCAGCAAAAGTTTGTTGAAGGGTTCTTGATGCAGAGGAATGTTGGTGAGACTTCTTTCCTTGAAGTTGCCAAAATGCTGTTCATTCGTAGAAGAGTTGATAATTTGGAGATATTGAAGAGTTTTATGAGCGAGCTTCAGGATGAGCTGGATGAAGAAGACGGACATTTTGATGGAATTGATGATGAAGATGAGTATGATACGCAGATGTTTATTACTCTATTATGGAAGAAGATGGACGAGGTTGAAGAAAGGAGCGAGTTGATGGACAAGCTCAAGAAGGTTGTCAATCTCAGGAAGGCTATACCGCTATCGTTTGAAATTGTTCTGCTGGTTGTTGAGTTTTTGGATAATCGTCAACTGGAAAAGTTTATCAGtgctttttataaataa
- the LOC123271359 gene encoding uncharacterized protein LOC123271359, translating to MMKYCIVVDCINSKDNQKEKKKLKQQKNSLFTLPNNPEVIIQWSQILGQDLASDSKCNQFICDEHFEEDYIIRNDVISIPGQKPFVSERKKIILKRDAIPILDKNIDQVIESPINTLVTENENESTSSNKCKSVAVTNDEAVVVNQHGDEGDTINHSNISDGRTNVGNVPSVSRVNTSDEEDEEVHQVQRPYNRKPFESLVDDSDSTLKKTFYLL from the exons atgatgaaATATTGTATCGTGGTAGATTGTATAAATAGTAAAGACAAtcaaaaagagaaaaaaaagttaaaacaacaaaaaaattctctgtTTACACTGCCCAAT AATCCTGAAGTAATTATACAATGGAGCCAAATATTGGGACAAGATTTAGCGTCCGATTCAAAATGTAATCAATTTATATGTGATGAACATTTTGAGGAAGATTACATTATTAGAAACGATGTAATAAGTATACCAGGTCAGAAACCATTTGTTTctgaaaggaaaaaaattattcttaagcgTGATGCTATTCCAATATTGGATAAAAATATCGACCAGGTGATAGAATCTCCAATTAATACTCTAGTTACTGAAAATGAAAAT gaaAGTACTTCAAGTAATAAATGTAAGAGTGTGGCAGTAACAAATGATGAAGCTGTTGTCGTTAATCAG CATGGCGACGAAGGTGATACTATTAACCATAGCAACATATCAGACGGGCGAACAAATGTTGGCAATGTACCTTCTGTTAGTCGTGTCAATACTAGTGACGAAGAAGACGAAGAAGTGCATCAAGTTCAGCGACCATACAATAGGAAACCATTTGAAAGCTTAGTGGATGATAGTGATTCTA CCTTGAAGAAGACGTTCTATCTGTTGTAG
- the LOC123271353 gene encoding uncharacterized protein LOC123271353, protein MGNISRKFSTFSDAVKNWNWDLIDRFIVNGSDINKSLIPTGPLAGYTALYFAAMEDRGECATKLLRIYKVSANSVGANGAQPIHLACLLGSLKVLAIFLESGANFNAEFTKELREKYIDYFKNWSDDFGGKMTLLTFVVLNNKFALARYLLEYGADFKIRGRKNKTLLMYAIENDDDYIALVLLRKIAACREIMDARDDDGLHAVHYLLFDHKIAKDQILLYLIESGADVNATIDGDPDTMLLNMAARSHRLEFLKKLLDLKLPVSKKSKVLFNATSGSEEIEQRKCVEFVLENLIIRRKFGLFVPEEETKFMDQLVASDVGVKKFVNKFAKKFVNSSLKNQKINCEDGDMSVYEFVKKVLDDRALKLLVKDEKLVEGFREFVRIRATQKKKTYEIFKIVFDKFEKAYERRKILEKVQKIQGLRQAIPLPYEIVLYIIEFVDNWSLQQFVEPEGS, encoded by the coding sequence atgggcaacatttcaagaaaatttagtaCTTTCTCTGACGCCGTAAAAAACTGGAACTGGGATCTGATAGACAGATTTATAGTCAACGGCAGTGATATCAACAAAAGTTTAATCCCAACTGGACCTTTAGCAGGTTACACAGCTCTCTATTTTGCAGCGATGGAAGACAGAGGCGAGTGTGCGACAAAACTGCTAAGAATCTATAAAGTTAGTGCGAATTCCGTGGGCGCAAATGGTGCTCAACCGATTCACCTAGCTTGCTTGCTCGGAAGCTTGAAagttttagcaatttttttggaatctgGAGCAAATTTTAACGCTGAATTCACGAAAGAACTCCGAGAAAAATACATagactattttaaaaactggTCGGATGACTTCGGGGGCAAGATGACGCTGCTAACTTTTGTAGTTTTAAACAACAAATTTGCATTGGCCAGATATTTACTGGAGTACGGAGCTGATTTCAAGATTAGAGGCAGGAAGAACAAGACACTGTTGATGTACGCGATTGAAAACGACGATGATTACATAGCACTGGTGCTTTTGAGGAAAATAGCCGCCTGTAGAGAGATAATGGACGCCAGAGACGATGACGGCTTGCACGCAGTTCATTATTTGCTTTTTGATCACAAAATAGCGAAAGatcaaattttactttatttaattgaaagtgGCGCGGATGTTAACGCTACAATTGATGGCGATCCTGATACTATGCTGCTCAATATGGCGGCAAGAAGCCATCGCTTGGAATTCCTGAAGAAGTTGCTGGATTTAAAGCTTCCAGTTAGCAAAAAGTCCAAAGTTTTGTTTAACGCTACTTCAGGCTCTGAAGAAATCGAACAAAGAAAGTGCGTTGAATTCGTTCTGGAGAATTTAATCATCAGAAGAAAGTTTGGATTGTTTGTTCCCGAAGAAGAAACAAAGTTTATGGATCAATTGGTTGCTTCAGATGTCGGTGTGAAGAAATTTGTGAATAAGTTTGCTAAGAAGTTTGTCAACAGTTCGTTGAAGAACCAGAAGATTAATTGTGAGGATGGAGATATGTCTGTTTATGAATTTGTTAAGAAAGTTCTTGATGACAGAGCTTTGAAATTGTTGGTAAAAGATGAGAAACTTGTCGAAGGTTTCAGAGAATTTGTAAGAATAAGAGCGACGCAGAAGAAGAAAACttatgagatttttaaaatagtgttTGATAAGTTTGAAAAAGCTTATGAgcgaagaaaaattttggaaaaggttcaaaaaattcaagggTTGAGGCAAGCTATACCCTTGCCGTATGAAATTGTGTTGTATATTATTGAGTTTGTGGATAATTGGAGTTTGCAACAGTTTGTTGAACCGGAAGGAAGTTAG